TAATAACTATGTTACGCTGTTATTTAGCATGTCTACAAATGACTGCTAATAGCAACAATGGTAGGCTACTCAATAATTCCAGAGCAAAAAAAGGGCTCGGTACTAAGCTTGCGGAGTCACATTTTCCGGATGTTCAGTTTAAACAATGTTTCTTCCCGTAAGTAAATGTTTCCTGAAGCTTTGTCATTAGGAACAACTCAACAGTCAACAGTCCGTCTGGCACATTTCTGTCTACGGAGTAGGGCGGGGCTTctagacaaataaaaacatctgattGGCCATAAGTGTTGTTGGTCCAATTTGCTGCTTCGTGATTCGCCGTTACAAATGTCTGTCAACGTAAACAGGAACAACGATTTTTAAACTTGTttagcagtaaaataaaatgattttatcatttaaaatttAGTTTATGAACTGTATAGAAAGTATTTTTTACTACtgggttaaaataaaaataaaatgttcaaagtaataataatgtttatctGCCACCTGCCGGATGCTGGGGCGTATTTGCCACGTTGCTGTAGACAACAGACATAACGCCTTACACACGCCGGGAGGATGTCAGTTTACATTTCTCCACAGTCAGGGGTGGACCGAGAACAACTTCAAGCTGCTAAACCACTCACACCTGTGTGTCAGGTTTCTGTCAGCTGGAGGCTGGAGCGGCTAAAAGCCCCGCGAGCTATAACAATGTTAAGTGACGTGATTCTGGAGGAAGAGTTTGACAAGAGTGGAGAGGCTTGGTACGACCCGCAGGACCTCGAACATGGTAAGAGCTCCTCGGCTCTGCGGTCGCACCCTAAACTCTGTCTGACTTTGTGGGCTGGTGTGTAATTACTGCATAGACAGACAGCATAATAATACAACTGATTTATTGCCACATCTTGTGTGGTAAAAggttgttaataaataaaaacatttgttctgCTTGCTTATTAGTTGTTGGTCATATGGGATTTCTCTAAACCGATGGGACTAACAAGAAGTCTCACAGACAATGACATTGAAGTCTATAGTCTACTCTTGTGACTAAATCATCGCACTGGTCATGAGGTGAAAGCTGGTTCCCTGAGGCTGTCACAGGCCCTGTGTTGGTTACTTTTTGCTCatcatgatgttgtttttgctgCTGACAAGTCTACGAGGTTGGCTTTagattaaaatatgtttaaatatatagataacATACTTTATTAATGCCTTGATTACTGATAActttactttgactttgaaaataaTTGATTGTTGCAGCTGTAATGAATTACTTTGAATACAACATGATAAATGACCCGATCAAGGACAAAGTTAGCAGTCTGTCCTCCTAAGCCTAAATCCATATACAGAGGCAGCTTATTATACAGGGAGATGGCAGCAGGAAGGAAAGGTTTCCTGCTGCTTTCCAGGGTGGAGCGGAATAAATCAGATTTACTGTTTGTAGATATCAGTAGGATAACAGTTTCTGCAGCATCCTCTCCAACATCCACTTGAAGGACTTCATTGTAGGGCTCAAGGTTGTTATTGTAACAACATGACAGATTGAGTAAAAAATCCCAGGGCATACACTGCTAAAGCTGGAAACATGTTTGAGTTGCACATAAAACATGCTTCCCTTCTCGTCAGGGGACCAGTCAACAATGTTTCAGGACAAGGGCCagattttaagatatttttgtaGGAGAAAGGTTGACAAGGAGATCCTAAGTTATGCCTTAGATTCCTCTAGGATTCACCAGTGCCAGATagttaactgtgtgtgtgtgtgtgtgtgtgtgtgtgtgtgtgtgtgtgtgtgtgtgtgtgtgtgtgtgtgtgtgtgtgtgtgtgtgtgtgtgtgtgtgtgtgtgtgtgtaccctgtCTAGTTCAATTTGCTGCCTGTTTGGGCATTGAACGTGTCTTGTatctttgtttacatgttttcttgTGCTTTGACAGATCTCCACTTGGCAGCGGAGCTTGGGAAAACGCTCCTGGACAGGAACCATGAGCTGGAGCAGGCCCTGCAGCAGATGTACTCCACCAAccagagcagctgctggagataGAGGTGATAAATGTTAGGAAGGAACTAATCACAATTCTCGAGGCTGTAGCTGAGCTAAACTCTCTCTAAGGACAATATGTGAGCAATGCATATCCATGTcttgcaaaatgtgtttatcctCCAATGGGGGATTTATTGAGAAAGGTCCATGTTGAGGGTTTAAAAAGGGAGGGATTGTAGTGAATTACCCTCAACTTTAAATCGGATGAAGTAAAGGCTTATGTAATTCTGAACAGACCTATTGAGCCCTTAGTACAGCCCTCTTGGCAGGAGGCTGTTTACGTAATTATATGAACATTTAAACCAGCTTATTTGCCACCTTTCACCTTTTACTTAGTAATTcagcatcaaataaaaaagtatttaaaaaatcaagaaaaatacaatacagaTCCAAGTTGTTAAAATAACCAACATCCTAATTAAGGTTTTGCTTAATTGCTACAAAATAACTTTATGGTGTTCATCTATCAATACCATCTCTGGCGGTTATTTCAGTCTATTTTAATAAAGCAGAGTATAGATTGTGCTTTAGGTTTTCAGGTAAAGCTTATAAATAAACGCAATGAAACGGTGACGTTTCAGTGCTCAGACATTTCATTTTGCCACATGCAGACATTGCTGATCTATTTGAGTTTGAGGACATGGCATTCAGCAGCTGAAAGAAGATAAGAGCCTTAATTTGTTTATGGCAGTTGGCTTAAGGATTTTTTGAAGTCGATATGGTAATCGTCATATGTCTCTCTGACCCTCATCCTCATGCAGTGTGTGATACAGGGCAGTGCTGCTGCACTGCACACAAGGTTGCATTGTTTCCTATCAAGTCATTTAGTTCAAAGACGATATAGGGCTATTGGAGAGTGCATTCTTATCCACTATGCAAATAAGCTCAAACATTTCCCTCTCAATCAGCAGCTCTTTGCGTCTAAGAAGTCTTTGTTTggttggaaataaaatgtattgaactgggaaataaaaccaaatatgaAAGTGTGTAAAGATTTCTATCTCATCTCTTTTTTGTTGCTGTACTACATGATTAATCGATCATCGgaaagaaatgtgcaacatttcTGTTAAAATATAAGTAATAATGAGTCATTTTTTATGCCAACATGTACGTTTTCAGCCTCCATATATGGATATTTCCTGCTTCTTGAATGACAAACCAAGACACTAAAAGACATGTTATTAAGCAAACGATTCATCAAAAAATGAACGGACAggtaataaataatgaaaatgatcatattCCTTATTGGAATCAACTAAATCTATAAATGCATCCGAGGAAAACTAGCCAGCCCAGGGCCCAAGGTAGTCTTATTTTGTTTGTTCAACAGCTCAAAAGCcccaaaatattcagtttgcAAGTATACAAAGCACAGAAAACCAATTGATTTATGCAAGTCATTTATTCAAGACACAATGTTACAAACTTCCGAAAACAAAAATCAAGCTAAATCTTTGTTATTTCCCTCGCTCACCAGCACCTGACCAAGCAGGTGGAGCTGCTGCGACAGATGAACGATCAGCACGGCAAAGTGTATGAGCAGCTGGACGTGGCTGCCAGGGATCTGGAGCAAGACAACCGCAGGCTGGTGCAGGACAGTCGCCTGGCCCAGCAGAAGATCCACAGGTACGTCCATCGGTTATCTGTGAATTTGGCTTTTAAATTATACTTTACATATTCAAATATCACATATTCAAATATCACATATTCGGTTAAGTGAATTGCCACaaacttcttcctcctccctctcttcagTCTAACAGAGATCGTTGAGGGGCTTCAGACCCACATGGAGAGCCTGCAGGCTCAGGTGGAGGAGCTAAAGACGGCTCAGGCGGAGCGGGACAGAAGAGAGCAGGCAGAGCAGCGCCGCAGCCTCGGAGCACAGAGTGTGTCATGTCTCAAAGAGCTGTACGACTTACACCATGACAGGTATTTCATGCGTGTGTTTCGTTACACATGTTCTGCAAAACAGTGCTAATGGCCGAAACACAGAATGAGATGGAAAGAGTAAATGCTTTGTAAATCTAACCAGTGTTGTGGGATAAAAATCAGATTTAATGCAGAACTCAATAGTCAGAAGCTTCAAATTCCAAAGGAATAGATGCTGGATGCCTTTCTATTAAGTTAAAGTGAGTTTTTGTGCACAACTGCAGCAAAATATAAGGTTTTGATAGTGGTTATGTGGGATTGTATTTGGACTtgtatttcaaacatttctcaTAAGTCCAGATAAGTCCAATAATCCTTGTATTGTTAGGGTTAAGACTATTAAAACATGCTGTCACGCTTGGCGCACACAGATGAAGGTAAACCCATGTATTAACGAGGCATTAACAGCACCATAAACTTGATTTAATGTATGATTTGAAATATgatgacacacactcagagctTCACTTGAACACCTCTATTGAagcttttattgtaaaaaaaaaaaaaaaaatcagaacaGCCCTAGTAGGAAAAGTTTCTATGGCCATTTTGACAGAAAACATTACTGCTGAAACCTACTCCAATATATATCTGCTTGATGATTTCTTTCCTGCACCTACATGAGAAGTGAAATGTAGTGCATATGAATAGTAAGAGCCCTCGTCTGATCATCTCTTACCCTGCACTGCTGACTCAGCTGCTTGGATGCTGACTGGACACCTACAGGTCACACAGAGCCGGACCAGACCTCCCTCTTAAAACATAATCTAATGGAGGAGGATTAACTTCCTCCTCCATTGTCAGGATTATTCTAATACACACAGACAACTGTTGCTTTAGCTCGCTATGTGTAATCGTGTACTGCCACTTGTTTAATTTGCAGAGGTGTCATTTATAAGTTTAACAGAATATTGGTGACATAATTccgttgtttgtgtttgcagaaaaTGTTTCATGGATTTATCTTAGATACCCTAACactttattacaaaaaaacctCGGATTTCCATCTTTTTTCCGAAGACCAATGAAACACGTCCTTTCCTGTAATGAagtcataattattttttatgttttatgtctGAATGTGCTTTTTTCACACTTGTATTACCACTTCCCTGTCTTTGCTCAGGCATCTATCCCACGATGGTCTGCGTGTGGATGGACTCTGGTCCCCGCAGGGCTCTTTCCATGACAGACACAGACGGCAAGACCCGGAGGAGGAGCATGCATCTCTGCAGCGCTCCATTCAGACCCTCCAGAGCCAGATATCTGCGGAGCGGAGCCGCAGGGAGGCTGCAGAGCGGGAGAGCGAGCTGACATCCAGTGAGAACAGAGGCCTAGAAGAGCGGCTGACCCTGCTGTCCGGCTGCCCAGCCAGGCAGATGGAGCTGGAGGCCGAGGTGGAGCAACTGAGGCTTCTCTGGCGGGCTGAATGTGCCAACAGGTAGGGTTGGATAACATACAAACTAGATTTAAATGGTCTAACTATTTTTAATGCAACTTTATGATTGAGATTTGGGGATATATTTGATACCAGGCTTCACACAGATCAATGAAAGTTAGTGAAATTAAGGGTGAAAAGGACCAAACAAAGACCTTAAACAGAAGTAAATTCTTGAGTCTTATTCCTCCTTGTCCTCTCCActctctcagtgccagaagACCGGACCAGATGCTGCTTCCTGACACAATATTCTTTGCCTCAGAAGAAAGACCAGTGCACGATGAGATTGAGGAGAAAGTAGAAAAGGAcgaggagcagaggagaaagTTCAGACAGAGGTCTAACAGTGACAGCGTTTTGAAAGCAACAAACCCAGAAGACATTCGCCGCGATCACGAGCAGCTGTGTGTAAGGCGAGCCGAGGCGGTGAAACAGAGGGGCATCTCTCTGCTCAATGAGGTGGATGCACAATACAGCGCACTGCAGGTGGCGTATTCATAGCAACTCTGGTACAATAGACGCATCAAAAATATTCTGAAGAAAAcatattattgttgttgaatTTCTATCTCTAGATGTATTTCTAGCAATGCTTTTTTCTTAAGTAGACTATACATAGTATTGGGAAAAAAACGTGTCCACTTCCCTTAAAATTTGCTTTGGTCGTCTAGGTGAAATATGACGAGCTGCTGCGGCGGTGTCAGCGGGCGGACGGGCCCACCCATAAATCCGTCCAGACCTCCATTACTCCAGGTGCGAGCGGCCGAACCCTCCGCCGGCGGTCATCAGTTCTGTCAGATATGATAGACGGTCAGCAGCCCGAGTACAAGGCTCTGTTCAAGGAGATCTTCACCCGCATTCAAAAAACCAAAGAGGACCTCAGCGACAACACACGTCCAGTCGAGGACAATGGTGCTCAGGGCTCTGCCAGAtgatttttgtttgtgaaacCTGGAGGCTGCTTTGTTGTAAAAATATCAGCGGGTGCAATATCCTTGACAAGCTGCTCTCTGATTGTCTCCTGTCCTTTTGATACACCTATGCTTTTGTAAGTCAGcactgtttctttttgttcCGTCCTTATcgaacaaattaaatgttatataactTGTTATTTAAGCAGCTAAACAAAGAATGCATTTCACAGTTTAacgaaaaaatacattattggTAAAGAATTGTTGTATGCAGATATATTTATAGTTGAATCATTTGATCCTCAGCtaataaaaagtgcatttcagTTTGTTGTATTACCTCCAACAGTGTTCAGTGTTTATGTAATGTGGACACTGTGGTCACTTGGTGCTTGGGAGAGAAATGCACACATGGAATATTGTTGTATTGGGTGTTGACCTAAGACTTAAAGTAAAGTTGGAATGTTGTAATAGGATGAAAAACTGTCGTTATGTATTTACTGAAGACTCAGGAGTTTATTGGACTTAGCTTAACAGCTAATGTGAGGTGGTTTTGCAAGTTGCAGAGAGTGTATTATTAGAGGGTCATCAGCGTGTCAACAGAGAGATATAAGTGGACACTGGAAAACAGTTTTTACTAGTTTGTGCTTTCTGCTTCAAATCTGCACAGCTTCTGATGATTGTCTCAACAGCTTTGCACTTCTTATTTCtcaatcaatgtttttctttttatttatttttgggggaaattctatttattttcattggtGTTGAATAAGCAAAGTAGATTGGTCAGCTGAGAGTGAATGTAATTGTTCACTGAGGTGCTTATTTTGTGGATGTAAATATCTGACACAGAGGAAAACGTAACAAAAACAAGGAGTTTCCTTTGCCTCAAGTTgtctgaatatttttttctcactaGGACATTTCCTGATGTTAATATGGAACGACATTTTTTGATCAGGTAACCATAAACAACAGAAAGATATAACAGTATAATTCTGAGTTCAAAATGATGTTGtggtcattttacttttcatttgatGTCATTTGGAAAAAGATGCTTAATGGACAATCCTGTTGTACTAAAATACAATATAGTATGGCATTTAGCAATATGCTTCTTAGCAAACTGTGAaactaattattaaaaaaatgtacacagtcCTGCTGAGTTGTCTCTGTCGTAATgtctaaaaaaacatttctggcATCAGTCATGCATGTAAGTGCTGAATTGTGGGTGCAGTAGCATAACAGATAGCATCACTACATACTTTCGGTGTGCAAAGATTTTTCAACCTGTCTTCCCTCAGTGTGATGTAGAAATGATCAAAACGCACTACAGCAGTGTAGCATTTTCTCTCAGTACTCATTCTTCTGGACTTCCATCCCCCAGTGTACACTGTGGTCCAGCTAACAATTAATGGGGCTGTGTCTCTTTTTCATAATTAGGTTTTGCATAACCATGGTTTCCCCACACTGCTTTCAAGTCCAATAAACCTCAAAACAAGGGGATTGCATACCTCACTTGCCTTAAGGGGACAGATCTTGGCAAGTCCATAAGTATACATGCAAACATGTTACAACAGCATTAGCCAAGCAATaagaaaaggtattttttaatgaaattgtAGCTACCTTGTGTTAACCCGAGTAGGCTACACAAGTTTTAAccacaagaaaaagaaaacatcaatgTATCAAGTATTATTGGTATCACTTCACTGTATCACAGTTGAGTTCTTAAATAAACAATAGTATGCAAAAGCATTTATACCGTCAACATTTTTGGGACATATAAGCAGTAGGGGAAGTGTAAGAAGATGTGTAAAGTGTGTTTGGTTGGACTTTATGACAGGGAGGTTATTTAATATGTTAAGAttatattttatgcatttgCAGATTGAAGTTTTTGGCTTGTTTTGATAAAGATAAGGTTGAAGCTCCTTGTTGTTAAGAAACGACGTTTGTGTTTTGAGAACGTTTAGTTATTGATCCATCAAGACTGCATCCTTTAATGACTTTCTAACTGACGAGGGCTTTTATACTGAAATTACTTCGGAGAGTTTCGCCCCGCTCCTCGCTCCAAAGATCTTTTGCTCGCTTTTCTGTTTACTGGTTCAAGGAAGAAAACACATTGAAACAAAGCTACACGGTTAAAACTTGTGGAGTAGacgtttcctttttctttaaagaacGTGCTAAATGTGTCACTATTTGCGTTGTTACTATACTCGCAATGACTAAACGAACAAGATTGTGACATATACTGCATTAGTCTAATGGTAGCGTGGCCGAGTGGTCTAAGGCGCTGGATTTAGGCTCCAGTCATTTCGATGgcgtgggttcgaatcccaCCGCTGCCAAagctttttgattttttaaaaacaccttgTTACTTCATTATTTGAACGCATAGAAAACATATTCAGACATTAGCTATATGTTATAACGTGGAAAATAACGTTATTTTAGCAGTTCTGCACCCAATAAAACACATGACAACCCCAAATATATTCGGAGCTAATAGCTAATCTGAGCTAATTATCAGATATATGCGGAGTAATTGTAGCTAATACGTTCTCGCAAACTTTGATGGCGTCTGTTGTTTACACCTTGCATGCTGACGAGTTGGTCAGATAACCGAGTGTTTGTAACGTTATTATAGTTGAATTAATCTAGATGACAACACGACATTATACACCCATAGTTATATCATATACAACTGTACACTGTAGTAAGACTCACCATGTTCATTACGACGTGTACGCTGTGATAGCGTCCATTGTTTTCACTACGCAAAAACAAAACTAGCTAGCATTCAATACCTCAACATTTCTCGGCCGTGATTCGTCAAATGTTGGACTAATGTTGGAGCTCACACTCTCCTTGGCCAATGAATGCCTTTTGAACACATGGCTGATTTTGCCTTTTCAGATTACTATTTATAGGGCTGGGAAAATCTTTTTCGGTTCAAGTGCGCACTCTTGTGGCAGTCTGCACGTGCACAAATCCACAAGTGAGTTCATAGTTTACATGTTATAGGCAGTGTTAGATTACACTTGTCTCGTGTATTTAATGGGAGTGAATTTTCATTCAAAGTTATGTAAAACGTTCTTCAAACTgtacaggaaagaggaaacttATACATTAAAGCTCTTACTGTAGGCATTCATTGttaaagcttttatttcccAAAAGTGTACAAAATTACGTATTCAACTCTTTGTGAATCACAACAAGTTGTTATCATGGAACctatactttaaataaaatcaatcaatattGTAATATGTGCAATACAAAATTAGATTCATAGTTACTTCAAACTGTAGAGAAATCACTATATTTACTATAATATTTTTAAGCAGCCTTTCATCGTTAGGAAATCAGATACCCATatacaaaacaatcaaaaaagaTGGAAGACATTTGTATataacatgacatttcaaatatctttttttttctcacaaactACATTGATCCATGATCCATCCAGTactttttcaaactttttttttagttcTGACAGAGTATGCAGGATATCATCAGTAGCAGCAGGCTGAGGCccatcagcagcaggaggacCAGCTGTCGGGGCTGCTGGGGTGTCCAGGAGAGGCTGAAAAAAGCTGAGCTGGAGCGAGGCTGTCTGGACTTCAGGTAGTGCTCCACAGAGTCCGCCAGGCTGTAGGACTTGGGACTGTATCCCAGCTCTCGGCGGGCTTTGTCGATCTTGAAGGTGTGGCTCACAGCTATGCTCCTTACCTGTAATGGAAGACATTTGTGTCAAATAAATCATTCATCAAGACAGAAATTATCTCCAGATGCTGCAGGACAGGAGAGAATGGTAAAGGTTACACTGTCAGGCTAATGGTTGACATTAACCTCAATTTGGCTAACTTGGTTTTACTTTCGGATAGTCTGTGACTGATTGATGCCTCCGGTTACTGCATCTTCTTACTGCTTGGGTATAAGGTGTCAGCATGTGATGTTAAGAGGAGTTCAAACAGACACCAGTGAGACAGGAAAAGCTTGTTACCTATCTGTCATCTTCCTGCATGCTCCTTTGGTAAAACTGCTTCAAACACAGCTCGAATTCCCAAAAATAACTAACTATGCATGTATAGTAACTTCGCCTTTTTACTGCCTTCAACTTTACATCAGTTGAGACAACTTTAAAGCTTTAAGCAATTCACTTCCCCAGGCATTACATTACTAAGCTGATGGCATAAATGTTTACCTATTGGTCACacataaacattacattacattacaagcCTCTTGTAACAGTTAGACGTTTTTacccaaagcgacttacatacactcaatactgtgggcaatacccacaggagcaatccggggtgaagtgtcttgcccaaggatcAATGCTTTGAGccacaaaaagtaaggacatttgtgtttggtagattatttctttgttgtaacaatgcttcttggcaatacaTCTTTTACCGCTGGAAAGcctgtttattttccttttaaatggtgccacatttgtgaggaacatgcatttgtgggatgagcagcagagcagagtatGTGGGTTGCATCCATGAAAAATTGTCAAATATTTTCTGCCAATGTCCAACAACTTTGAGGAGGAGGTTCCAGGCTGGTGTGGCTGTGTATGGTTCTTCCACACttctttgttgttgtgcttAGTTTATATAATTTGAAATAtgcaaaactaaatattttcctTGCAGACCAGAAATTTGAGTGTGAGAGGAAAAACTCTGCACTTCACGCGATGGCTTAACCTGAGAGATGGCAGGATCATTCGAGCCCAGCTGCCAACTCTGCTCGCCATAGCAACAGCCAATGTACTGAGGTCACTTCCTGAACACTTCATCCTGAACTTCCTGTTCTGACCCACAGcactttatgttttattcacagGACAATCATTAATCCCGGGGCCAGCAGCTGTCTGTCAGAATGAGCTGCAGGTGCAGTCCCACAGGCTCAGCTTTGGTTTCTGTCTCATTACACTTTCATGAGCGCTGTACAGGCGGCGGACTGAGGCTCCTTAAGAAGCAGCGTAAAGGTGTCCCCTGGCAGGATTACTGCAAACTCCCCTTTTCCTGATACACAGTAACTCCTCAGTTTTGAAGTAGTGCTATGGAGTAGTGGATGGTATTCAGATGCTTTTAGTGACTAGGACGAGTTTGGGGTTACATTTCTTGCCAACATTTTTTCAAGGCTCATTTTGCTTTGTCATAATTAATGCACAACATACAGCATCAGATGAAGGAGAGGATGAGCAAGGGGGCTGATAGGAAAATACCCCTCCTAATGAAGTCTGTCTTCACCGTTGTGGATTAGACCTAAGCATGGAGCTACAGATGAGAGAGCAGATAACCTGACTCTAACACACAAGACACATACTTTCAATTATGTAGCTACATGTATCTACTCTAGATACATGATACAGTCCTGATCACTGATCAGTTTATTCTGATCAGAAAGCCAAAGGAATTTTTTTGAGGAATTTGAGATATTCACAATGAGTTATAACCCAATTTAGTTCAATTGTAGTATGtgataaaacatgttgaagagcAGACTTGCCTTTTAAAATTCATGAAGTCTGAGACTCAAACATGTTGAGTTTTGAAAAATACCGTAGAGGCAGGAAGAAGCATGATTACCTCACTTCTGGTAAAAAGGAGAGGCACTTCTATCACAGGTCTCAGGGCAAGATGCAAATACTCAAACAGGATGGCTGGAAGTAGAAGAAAGGCATACATGCAGTTAGTATTGGTGACAACTTGCTAAATGTTGGAATACATATGCTCTAAAAGTT
The window above is part of the Eleginops maclovinus isolate JMC-PN-2008 ecotype Puerto Natales chromosome 16, JC_Emac_rtc_rv5, whole genome shotgun sequence genome. Proteins encoded here:
- the cdr2a gene encoding LOW QUALITY PROTEIN: cerebellar degeneration-related protein 2 (The sequence of the model RefSeq protein was modified relative to this genomic sequence to represent the inferred CDS: inserted 1 base in 1 codon), encoding MSVYISPQSGVDREQLQAAKPLTPVCQVSVSWRLERLKAPRAITMLSDVILEEEFDKSGEAWYDPQDLEHDLHLAAELGKTLLDRNHELEQALQQMYSTNQXQLLEIEHLTKQVELLRQMNDQHGKVYEQLDVAARDLEQDNRRLVQDSRLAQQKIHSLTEIVEGLQTHMESLQAQVEELKTAQAERDRREQAEQRRSLGAQSVSCLKELYDLHHDRHLSHDGLRVDGLWSPQGSFHDRHRRQDPEEEHASLQRSIQTLQSQISAERSRREAAERESELTSSENRGLEERLTLLSGCPARQMELEAEVEQLRLLWRAECANSARRPDQMLLPDTIFFASEERPVHDEIEEKVEKDEEQRRKFRQRSNSDSVLKATNPEDIRRDHEQLCVRRAEAVKQRGISLLNEVDAQYSALQVKYDELLRRCQRADGPTHKSVQTSITPGASGRTLRRRSSVLSDMIDGQQPEYKALFKEIFTRIQKTKEDLSDNTRPVEDNGAQGSAR